The following coding sequences lie in one Candidatus Marinarcus aquaticus genomic window:
- a CDS encoding GatB/YqeY domain-containing protein → MSLKEQLKNDLKEAMRAKEIVKRDSIRAINTMIKQIEVDERKDLSDEEVVKLIQRGIKQREEAAAQYKEAGRDELVNKELEQVEVFQAYLPKQLSDEELESGMKEIIAKVGATTMKDMGKVMGMATKTFAGVADGKRINEMVKKLLG, encoded by the coding sequence ATGAGTCTGAAAGAACAACTGAAAAACGATTTAAAAGAAGCAATGAGAGCAAAAGAGATTGTCAAAAGAGACAGTATTCGTGCGATTAATACCATGATCAAACAAATTGAAGTGGATGAAAGAAAAGATTTAAGCGATGAAGAGGTTGTTAAACTCATCCAACGAGGCATCAAACAACGAGAAGAAGCTGCCGCTCAATACAAAGAGGCTGGACGTGATGAGTTGGTCAACAAAGAGCTTGAACAAGTGGAAGTTTTTCAGGCATATTTACCTAAACAATTAAGCGATGAAGAGCTTGAAAGTGGTATGAAAGAGATTATTGCCAAAGTAGGAGCAACCACCATGAAAGACATGGGAAAAGTCATGGGCATGGCTACTAAAACATTTGCAGGCGTAGCAGATGGGAAAAGAATCAATGAAATGGTGAAAAAACTATTAGGATAA